The Macaca nemestrina isolate mMacNem1 chromosome 15, mMacNem.hap1, whole genome shotgun sequence genome segment GGCCACACGCTGTGAGAAAGGGTCTAGATCCTCCAGGGGGGGATGGCTGCCCTGTGGCGGCTCTGCAGGCACATGATAGCCGACTGCCACTGCTGGGGCGAGGAGGGGGGGCCTCTTTCCACCCGACAGATACCGACACCCAATATAGAAACCGAGAAGAGCCAAGCAGGAAAACACAAGCTCTCACCCGTCTGGAGGCTCCGAGGCTTGGCGCCCAGATATGCCAGGTTCACGTTGGCCTTGCGGCCGTCGATGATGGGGTTCGGGTCTTTGCAAGCCCTCTCAGCTGCCGCCCGGTCGGCCATGGTCACCTGGAGGAGCCACAGACACATCAGGGGCTGCCGTGAGGGAAACTAGGGGCAAAAGGGGCAGAGGGCTCCGCCCTGGCACCGGATGCTGCCacccctctcttcccttcctctgaggGTGCCTGTAACCTAGGGTCCTTGAGCCAAAGCCCCTCTGACCCTCCCACAAAGatgcctcctggattccagctCCTCTCCTCAAAGTTCAAGGCCTGGGAAATGTGGCCTTCAAGGACAAAAATAATCCCCTGCGGGGACAGGGCAAAAACGAACCCCGAAGGGAGGTGGGGGGGCTGCCTGGACTGCCCACCAGTGAGGGCCAAGACTTCCCTCTGGGAAGGAGTTTGCGACGTTGCACTTGGAAGGGAAGTAGGAAAGTGTCTTCAAACCGTTTTTACTTAAGCTGATGTTTATTTGGGGTGGCTGAGGGGGCTGTTGAAAATATGGGGGAGGCCGAAGGGCTCCTAACACCCCGGGGTGGAGCCGTTGCTCCTCACCCGCCGCTGCTCCAGGAAACCCCGAGTACCCACTGGCTCCAAAACCTCCCCACCAACTTAGGAGTCCTAATTGAACACAGCGGCTCTTCCTTTTAAaccaggggtggaggtgggggtggggacagggccCCGGGCCCTGGGTGGTGGGGGCGGGACCGGCAGGAGCGCGCCCGGGGGAGGCGGCAGGTGCGGGCGCCGGCGGGAGGCGCCTGGGGCGGGGGCGGCCGCGAGCCGGCTGGGCGTGTGCCCCGGAGTGGACTCGGCGCCCGGGCCGCGATAAGGTGTGCGGCGGGGTGCGGGCCCGGGCGCGGGGGCCACTTACGAAGCCGTAGCCGCGGGACTTGCCCGTCTGGCGATCGGTGATGACCACGGCCTCCTCGATGTCGCCGAAGCCCTCGAAGTACTTCCTGAGCGAGGCGTCGGTGGTGTGGTACGGCAGGCCGCCCACGAAGATCTTCGTGAACGTGGTGTCCTTCTGCGAGCCGTGCATGGCGCCGGGGGCGGCCGGGGGCCGCGGGAAGCCCGCGCTCGGGGCGCACGGCGCGGGCTGCAGCAGCATGGGGGGCGCCCCGCCGCCTACGGACCCGGGCTGCGCGAGGCTGCGCTCATGGGGGGCGGCGGGGAGCGCGCGGGGCAGCGAGGGGCGCCCGTCCAGCCGCCAGGCCCGACCACTCGCGCGCCGCTCCCGCCGTGCGCGCCGAACTGCGCCGCGCTGCGCTCCCGACCGGCGCTGCGGGGACTCTGCGCCCCGGCGCCGCCCCCGGGCTTTGTAgccggccccgcccccggccaGCTCAACCCCGCCCCCagccggccccgccccgccccaggCGCGCGGGGACCGCCGGGAAGCGTAGTCCCAACCCCGCCCAGCCGCGCCCGGGCGCGCGGAGATCGGGGGGAGGGGCGCGCACGCGGGCTGAGGGCGGATCCGGGCCTGGGGGCGCTGGGCGCGCCTTTCTCTCCAGGCTGCCCCCGCGGGCCCGCCTGGTTGCAGGCACTAAGCACAGCCCTGAACCAGGGAGGCCAGGCCCCTGACCTCGTGGAGCGCACCGTCTGGTGAATTAAATGTAAACGGTTTTTAGCATCTTGTTTATTGAGTCTGTATTTAACCCACGGCGACTTAGGGAACAGCCACGTGTCGTattaaaaaagtgaaatgatTTCTGTTTTATGTGTAAGATTAGTTCATCCGACCGATATTTACTAGGGCCCCCATGCGTCACTGGGCGCGAGGCTGCAGCGGAGCACAGATCATATTCCCTGGCCCCACGGAGCGTCTAGGACTGAGAAACAATTCCGCCAGTAAACATACAGCATACGACCCCGGAGGGAGCTACACCAGGGTGCAGCCATAGAAGCGGTGGGGCAGAGGAAGCAGTTGTGGGCTCTTTCCAGCTCCACCCCGTTCTGGGCTGGTGTCAGGGACCTTTGGGGGCAAGCTGAGAACAGACCCCGGTCCCTCATCCCGGCCCCCAGCCATAGAAGGGCGGCCTATACTGGGGCTCTGTGAGCTTCACACCAGGCAGGGCCAGCCACAGAATTTtcagggcccagtgcaaaatgcaAACGCGGGGCCCCTAATTCAAAACCTAGGAATTTCAAGTTGGCAGTGGTTGAGCATGAAACCCAGCCCTGGGCTTTTCTGAGCGAAGGGATGGGCCGTGTGACTGCACAGGCCCCGGGATCCTGGACCTGCGGGTCACACTCTCCACCTCTGAAGCCGGGACTGGGGGACCTCAAGCCCGCCTCATCTCCAGAACCCGCGGTTGGGACCTGTGCAGCTGGGAAACAGCAGCTCTAAGCCGGGTCACTCCCCGCCCCAGCCCTGCGGCCTCCCCTCAGCACAGGACGACGCAGGTGGAGTCTGTGGGGACTGGGAGTGGCACTCCGTGGGCTGTGGGGGACCGCGAGGCCGGCGAGGAGTTCCCCACGTTTCCTCCAGCACCGAGGAGTTCCCCGCGTTTCCTCCACCACCCTCTGCCCTGGCTGCCGGCGGGGAGGAGTCTGTccgccccctcccccactccacGGCCCACACTCCAcgcgcagccttgacctctgacctctccctcccccaggtcCCGCTCTAGCTCTCTGCTCAATGGGGATGGGACCCCGAGTCTTCCGGAAGCCTCggcctcctttcctcccttctcgCTTCGTTCCTCGTTCCTGACGCTCCTGTCCCTGCTCGCGGCCCCTCTTGTCCTTTATCCCGCGTggtttcctctccttccttcgcGGAGCTTCCCCGCTCCCCGCCCTGTGTGTTCGCCTGCCTGGAGCCCCTCCCCTGCTATTTGGGCGCCGCGAGAACAGAGACCTGGGATGTTTCGCCCGAGCTGGAGGGCCTGGCAAGGAGAGGGCTCTGGGATATGTTTGTTGAGTGTATCCACGATGGAAGGAGGTGGAGTGGGGAAAGCTCCAGCCCAGCCAGAGGCCCTTCGAAGCGCCTTTGAAAACTTTCATGTAAGTGTGACCTTCACTTGCCCCCTAGAGGCCGGGGGAGGCGGCCACTGCCCGGCCGCATGCTCTTAGGCCAGCTGGGTCCCTTcaccgggcctcagtttccccttcagTTTTTCCGAGGCTGTCCCCCGCCGTCGCGTTACCTGGGCGGGCTGGAGCCCCGTCGATGGCGCGGCCACGCGCTTCAGCCCGGAGGCGCCCGGGCTCCCGGCCTACAAGTCCCAGCGCCGCCCgggcccgccccgccccgccccgcccgcgccccTCCCGCGCCCCTCCCGCGCCCCTCCCGGCAAGACAGTCCCAAGTGGGGGTGCGGCCGCTCGGCTGCTGCCGCGGGGGCCGGGCCCAGGCGGCGGGGCAGCCTCGGGGCCTCTGCCTGCCCGGAAGGGGGCGGGACAGGACCGTGGAGGCTGGAGACGCGGTTGCCCAGCTGCGGGTCCAGTCGCACTCCTTTGCCCCCGGCCTCCTTGGGTTTCTGGATCACCAATCTCTCCGCCCCTCCGGCGGACCCATGTCGCCACGGGTCACCAACTTCTGCCTAACAATCAGTCATTCACCCAaacacacactttaaaaaaaatttttttttgagacaaggtctcgccctgttgcccaggctggagtgtagcgatcatagctcattgcagcctcgacctctccggctccaagccatcctcctgcctcagcctcccaagtaactgggattaccggtgtgtaTTACGATGCTaggataattttatattttgtgtagagactggtctcgaactcttgtgcttaggcaatcctcctgccttggccttccaaattgctgggattacaggctgagccaccgcacccagcctcaaacaCACATTTATGAATGACTCCAAACACACACTTACGAATGGCCCGTCACATGCCAGGCCCATGTTCTTGGTCCCAGGGACACAACAAGTAGGAAACAAACATCCCTCTGGAGCTTACATTTTAAGAGGGGACAAGATACCATGCATGaatgaaaatgtttaatattagagtTCTATGTAGAGAAAATTTCCTAGGCAAGTGCTGAGTAGAGCACAAGAGGAGGGGCCCAGGGGAGGCCAAGAGGGCTGGTGTCCACAGGGAAGGCCTCTGGGAGCTATGAGAGAGACAGCCGTTTGCACAGAGGGAGCAGTGGAGGGAAGAGCATGCAAAGGCTCAGAAGTGAGAAATACAGCTCCTGCCATTTAATGAGGACTTTCTAAGTGCTGGGTCCATTCATGTGGTTAATTCTTTACAAATCACTAATAACAATCGAGGTCAGTTGCCTTGGAATGCCTGTTTTAGGCTAGTCCTGGACTGGGTGTCTTACATACATTAAGTGATAATCTGGAAACTGCCTTTGTCATACGTAGGTGCTCTTGGCCCAGTTTTAAGAGGgagagggctgggcgcggtggctcacgcctgtaatctcagcactttgggaggccggggtgggcggatcacgaggtcaagagactgagaccatcctggccaacatggggaaaccccgtctctactaaaaatataaaaatcagctgggcatggtagtgtgtgccagtagtcccagctactcaggaggctgaggcaggagaatcacttgaacccgggagatggaggttgcagtgagttgagacggcaccactgcactccagcctggcaacagagcaacactcctcaaaaaaaaaaaaagggaaaggaccGAGGCTCAGCATGGCTTCTCTAATGCCCCCAGGGGCAGTTCACGGCAAGCTGGGTCCCTGATCTCATTTTGTTCCCCAACAGCATTTAGAAGACATTGTCTCCCTGCTTTAGGGTGGGGCAGGTGCAccctcagagaggctaagtgaagtgcccaagaccacacagccaAGTGGGGCAAGGGAAAGTCAGGATTAGAACTTCTGGGAGGAAATGACTCCATTCACCCCAGCTGTCACCTGAGCTGCAGTGGGGGTGTTGGCAGTTCTAGCCCTGCTCGCCTGATTCATGAATCAATAAGGGCAGTTAGTCCAAACCCCTGTCCTGATGGGCAAGCTCAGGACAGAGCAGGCTCAAGGCTTGACCAGCCCTGGGCTCTCTGAGCCTATGCTGCTTGCAGCCTTGACCAAGGGATAAATGGCAAAGGCCATTTATCAGACAGCTCTCAGAGCCACAACCCACACTGATGTGGTCCTGGATGGTGTGGCCATGAACAGGCTGCCCCAAGGCTGGACAGAGAAGGGACAAGGAGCAGGGCTGGAGCCAGGGGGCCTAGGCTCCCAGCCCTACCCTCACTAGCCGTGTGGCCCTGGCCATCATCCTTAACAAACCTTCTATACATGGGGATAATTATAGCGCTTGCCACATGGTCAGTGGGAGGATCCTGTGATTCTATGGGCagagcacagggcctggcactggTCACCGGATCTCGGTCACCCCTGCAGTGCTGTCACTGGGACACTGACTTGGGATCTTCTTTCCATCCGTGGCTAGCCAAGGCTTCCCTAACTTCTCAGTCTGAGGGAAATCCTGTCCCAGGAACCCAGGAAAGGCTGGGAAAGTGTGAGTGCATGAGCAAGGGGAAGGAGTGAAGACGTTATCGAACCACGGGAGGCAGGCCTGAGATGTAGATATGGAATTTCCAGACAAGTCAGATTGCAAAAGACATTCCCAGGTCCAAGATCTCACCGCTTTTTAAAACCTTCAGCTCAACCCCAGTCAAGTGACATAGTCTTGATGTTTAAGAGTGGTGAAGACAGGTGCCCTTGTATAAAAGTCCCAGGATAGTGGCGGGCACTGTGGGCAGCCACTCCCACCCTCTTCTTCCTTACCCATTACCACTAAAGGGTTGGAAAAATATATCATTGCTCTTCCAGCTTCCCTTGCAGCAGAGGGTGGCCATGTCATGTCACCCAGTTGGGGCCAATGAGACCTAAGTGGAAGCCTGTTGCGGCCTCTGTGAAAACTTCCGCTTTTCTGCTAAAAGACACAGAGGCAGTTGGTACCCTTATTGTTCTTTCTGGCCTAAATGTGGGTGGGATGTTTGGAGCTGTGGCAGTCATATTGTGACCATGAGGCAAAGTCCAGGAGACTCATAGACACTGTTCCTCATACTGCTAAAtccagaggacatttggcaatgtctgcagacatttttgATAGTCATGACCTGGGGGAGAGAACGCTACTGGCTTCTAGGTGGTAGAGACCACGGATGCTGCCAAACGTTCTATAATGCACTGGACAGTCCCCCACAACAAAGATTAATCTACAGTAAGATAGACAACCCCTGTGCTAAACCAGCACCAACAAACAGACTCTTTgttaatacaaaaaaatcaatccTGAAGTGTTTAAGCTATTGTTAGTTGGGTTTTCCTTGGTGACAAccaagagcattcccaaatgatGGAGATGCCATTTGGTGACTGCCACTGACAGGGCCAGCGTGGCCTGGAAATAGGTCTTCTCCCCCACTGCCCTCAGTCCCTGTGGCTCAGTGGGTTGGGGGCCAGCCTGGAGTTTGACCTTGGCCCCATGGGTTTGTGAACGTGAGCTGGTGTAGCTCCCTCTAAAGCTTCAGCCCCTTCATCGACAGGAGACAACAGCAAGCCTTTGGCGCTGGGGGGTTGGGAGGCAGCAGTGAAGGCATACGGGGTGGTGGTCTGGCTGGGCCTGCGGGGTGTGCTCCATCCACCCCTGCTGCCCACTCGAGCCCCGCTGCCCACTCAAGCCCCGCTGCCCACTCAAGCCCTGCTGCCCACTCAAGCCCCGCTGCCCACTCAAGCCCCGCTGCCCACTCGAGCCCTGCTGCCCACTTGAGCCTTGCTGCCCACTTAAGCTCCACTGCCCACTCAAGCCCCGCTGCCCACTCAAGCCCCGCTGCCCACTCGAGCCCTACTGCCCACTTGAGCCCCGCTGCCCACTCAAGCCCCGCTGCCCACTCAAGCCCCGCTGCCCACTTGAGCCCTACTGCCTGCCTTGCGTCCCCTGAGGACAGATTCCCAGGCTCGCTGCTCTGCATGTGGAAGACAAATACGGCAACCCAGGGCTCCTGCAGTTGCAAAGGAGCCGGCCTGCAGGGTAGGGGTCTACAGGCCACCTGCACCAAGCTCAGCCCAAAGCTGAGTCCCCGAAGAGCCTTGATATAAACACCAACACGACAAACAAAAAGAGGAAGCCCAAGAACGCCGGGCCTGAAGACTCAAACCAGAGCCTCGCCTGGACGGGGCCGCGCTGTTTCAGGTCACAGTGGCCGGCCTCACCCGCTCCTCTCTGGGTAAACTCACTCTCCCTCCTCTGCAGGGCAGCTGGAGCCACGgccgggagcagagagcaggcCCAGGCCAGGCGGTTCTGCATTTGTGCCCTGCACACATCACACATTtgtgagggaggcaggagaggacctctctgagcatcagtttcctcagctatatAATGGGCATCATCGTAGTCATCTCTTCCTAGGGCTTTTGTGAGATGAACTAAGATAACACACAGAAAATGCTGGGCTCATCCTCACATTGAGCAGGAATTCTGCATTCCAAGCTCCTGCAATTTCTATTTTCtcacccagcacacacacagtTGCCAATCCTCCCTCCCGCTCCCCAGTGAGGCCTGAGGGACCCAAGTCACCTCTGCCCAGCCTGGCTCCCAGCCCAGTCTCACAAAACTGTGTTCCCTTTCCAGAGGCCCTTTGTGGGCCATGGAACCCTTGGCCGTCAGCTGATACCTAAGGTAATAGtattaaacacttaaaaataaaatgcttgccagccaggcgcggtagctcacatttgtaatcccggtactttgggaggcggaggtgggaggattgcttgaggctaggagtttgagaccagtctgggcaataaaggGAGACCTTGActctacaaagaaatttaaacatttagcTAGGCACATGCcagtggttccagctacttgagaggctgaggctggaggatcacttgagcccaggagactgagactacagggagctatgatcacaccactgcactccagcctggacaacagagcaagatcctgtctttataaaaaagagtaataacaaatacaataaaatgcttAGATTACCAAAGGAAAACAATCACCTTaaaatacaggctgggtgtgTTTTGGcgtgtgcctgaagtcccagctactcaggaggctgaggcaaggagatcagttgagcccaggagttctctatcagcctggacgacatagagagacccccatctctaattaaaacaaacaaataaaaatggctatgaaaatattttttaaaaaatgtgtgatgTAGCAATGTAGACAAGTAATGTCTTCCTCATCAATGTGTTCAACAACAAGGTCAAGTAGTGGTGCTGATGAGACCGTAGTTTTGAAGGATTGATGAGCAAAACCGCTATGTCAAGACGTCAGCGACAGCTGTGTATGTGAGGGTGCATGACCtctgtgacttcttttttttgagacagagcct includes the following:
- the LOC105470610 gene encoding RNA-binding protein 38 isoform X2, whose product is MLLQPAPCAPSAGFPRPPAAPGAMHGSQKDTTFTKIFVGGLPYHTTDASLRKYFEGFGDIEEAVVITDRQTGKSRGYGFVTMADRAAAERACKDPNPIIDGRKANVNLAYLGAKPRSLQTGFAIGVQQLHPTLIQRTYGGMRPSRLHLGSL
- the LOC105470610 gene encoding RNA-binding protein 38 isoform X3, with translation MLLQPAPCAPSAGFPRPPAAPGAMHGSQKDTTFTKIFVGGLPYHTTDASLRKYFEGFGDIEEAVVITDRQTGKSRGYGFVTMADRAAAERACKDPNPIIDGRKANVNLAYLGAKPRSLQTG
- the LOC105470610 gene encoding RNA-binding protein 38 isoform X1; translated protein: MLLQPAPCAPSAGFPRPPAAPGAMHGSQKDTTFTKIFVGGLPYHTTDASLRKYFEGFGDIEEAVVITDRQTGKSRGYGFVTMADRAAAERACKDPNPIIDGRKANVNLAYLGAKPRSLQTGFAIGVQQLHPTLIQRTYGLTPHYIYPPAIVQPSVVIPAAPVPSLSSPYIEYTPASPAYAQYPPATYDQYPYAASPATAASFVGYSYPAAVPQALSAAAPTTFVQYQAPQLQPDRMQ
- the LOC105470610 gene encoding RNA-binding protein 38 isoform X4, encoding MLLQPAPCAPSAGFPRPPAAPGAMHGSQKDTTFTKIFVGGLPYHTTDASLRKYFEGFGDIEEAVVITDRQTGKSRGYGFGIIFVLEGHISQALNFEERSWNPGGIFVGGSQVTMADRAAAERACKDPNPIIDGRKANVNLAYLGAKPRSLQTGFAIGVQQLHPTLIQRTYGLTPHYIYPPAIVQPSVVIPAAPVPSLSSPYIEYTPASPAYAQYPPATYDQYPYAASPATAASFVGYSYPAAVPQALSAAAPTTFVQYQAPQLQPDRMQ